In Zobellia roscoffensis, the following are encoded in one genomic region:
- a CDS encoding porin family protein produces MKRYLYGLLLFFSGSAVAQITADSTTVDSRYLEDQFYIGITYNFLLNQPEGVSQRNLSYGLEAGFIRDIPLNDSRTTAIGLGIGYGVYSYYSNLKAEETVSGVSYSVLESDNDFKRNKIETHMLEVPFEVRWRNSSASEYKFWRLYAGMKFGYVFGGRSKLVPADTGKVSFYNHDIRDFQYGLTLNFGYNTFNLHAYYSLTSIFNDGVIVGSESLNSKPLRIGLIFYIL; encoded by the coding sequence ATGAAGCGTTATTTATACGGATTACTTCTTTTTTTTAGTGGTAGTGCAGTTGCACAGATAACTGCAGATTCAACCACTGTTGATTCAAGGTATCTTGAAGATCAGTTTTATATTGGAATTACTTATAATTTTCTTTTGAATCAACCAGAGGGTGTAAGCCAGCGAAACTTGTCTTATGGGTTAGAGGCTGGTTTTATTCGAGATATTCCATTAAATGACAGTCGCACTACTGCTATAGGCTTAGGAATTGGATACGGAGTGTATTCGTATTACTCAAATCTTAAAGCGGAAGAGACTGTTTCTGGTGTTTCATATAGTGTACTTGAGAGTGATAACGATTTTAAACGGAACAAGATAGAAACTCATATGTTGGAGGTTCCTTTTGAGGTTCGTTGGAGAAATTCTAGTGCGTCAGAATATAAGTTTTGGAGATTGTATGCAGGTATGAAATTTGGTTATGTGTTTGGAGGAAGGTCCAAGTTAGTTCCTGCAGATACTGGGAAAGTCTCGTTTTATAATCATGATATTCGTGATTTTCAATATGGACTAACATTGAATTTTGGATATAATACGTTCAATCTTCATGCATATTACTCATTAACGAGCATTTTTAATGATGGCGTTATTGTGGGGAGTGAAAGCTTAAATTCTAAACCGCTGAGAATAGGTCTAATCTTTTATATTCTGTAA
- a CDS encoding ExbD/TolR family protein: protein MSKFAKKKDAGLPAVNTASLPDIVFMLLFFFMTVTVMKDNSLKVENTLPNASETKKLEKKDRVIYIYVGEPTSQYVAQFGKEARIQLNDKFSAPSDVGDYILQERAKKPQELQNVLTTALKVDKNANMGLISDIKQQLREVNALKVNYTTYDGDAFNNLQ from the coding sequence ATGTCAAAGTTTGCAAAGAAAAAGGATGCCGGTTTACCAGCTGTGAACACTGCATCGTTACCTGATATTGTATTTATGCTTTTATTCTTCTTCATGACCGTAACGGTTATGAAAGATAATAGCTTGAAAGTAGAGAATACTTTACCTAACGCTAGCGAAACCAAGAAATTGGAGAAGAAGGATAGGGTTATATATATTTATGTTGGAGAGCCAACATCACAATATGTAGCTCAATTTGGAAAGGAAGCAAGAATTCAATTGAACGATAAGTTTTCTGCTCCTTCTGATGTAGGTGACTATATTTTACAGGAAAGAGCTAAAAAGCCACAAGAACTTCAAAATGTTTTGACTACGGCTTTAAAAGTTGATAAGAATGCAAATATGGGATTGATATCTGATATTAAGCAGCAGTTAAGGGAGGTTAATGCATTAAAAGTCAATTATACGACTTATGATGGTGATGCCTTCAACAACTTGCAGTAG
- a CDS encoding ExbD/TolR family protein: MSRRGGPAEVNAGSMADIAFLLLIFFLVTTTIETDAGLDRMLPPIEPPTEEPPVIKEKNIFTVNINRNGQLLVEDELTDIKKLREKAMAFLDNGGAPSGSPEYCSYCKGKRLSESSDNPAKAIISLKNDRETKYSTYITVQNELVGAYNDLRNREAQRLYKRDFTDMESEYLNPETDASRKEDLKEKVKRIQDLFPQKLSEAETGSSN, translated from the coding sequence ATGTCTAGAAGAGGAGGACCAGCAGAGGTAAACGCCGGATCAATGGCAGACATAGCATTCTTGCTACTTATATTTTTCTTGGTTACCACGACCATTGAAACTGATGCAGGTTTGGATCGTATGTTGCCGCCTATTGAGCCGCCTACGGAAGAACCACCAGTAATTAAGGAGAAGAATATCTTTACGGTTAACATTAACCGTAATGGTCAGTTGTTAGTAGAAGACGAGCTTACCGATATCAAAAAGTTACGAGAAAAAGCTATGGCTTTCTTGGATAACGGTGGAGCGCCGTCAGGTTCTCCTGAATATTGTAGCTACTGTAAAGGTAAGAGGTTGTCCGAGTCATCTGATAATCCTGCTAAAGCTATTATATCTTTAAAGAACGACCGTGAGACAAAGTATAGTACATATATAACAGTTCAGAATGAATTGGTAGGTGCATATAATGATCTTAGAAATCGTGAGGCACAACGTCTTTATAAGCGAGACTTTACTGATATGGAATCAGAATACCTTAATCCCGAGACGGACGCTAGTAGAAAAGAGGATCTCAAAGAAAAGGTTAAGCGGATTCAGGATTTGTTTCCACAGAAGTTGTCAGAAGCTGAGACGGGTTCAAGTAATTAA